GGTGGTGGCTACAGAGGAGGTGGGATAGGTTTCCCTTTCTTATTGCCAATATTTGGGTTTGGTGGTGGTGGAATTTTTGGGTTTTTAATACTTATGTCAATCGTTGGCGTGATTGTTAATTCATTTAAAAACTCTTCAGGTTTTTCCAACTCAACGAATACATCAATAGTTTCGCAATCTGCGATTCCATCCAAAGTTTCTTTAATACAATTTCAGATTGGTTTACTTGCAAGTGCAAAAGAAATTCAAATAAAGCTTAGAGAACTTGCTTCCTCTTCAAACACCTCAACTTCATCAGGCCTTCAAAGAGTCCTTCAAGACACAACACTTTCCTTACTAAGAAAGCCTGAATTATGGGTCTATTCAAATATAGAGTCAGGCTCTGTTCCATTTGCCTCCGCAGAATCAACATTTAATCGGATATCAATTACTGAAAGAAGCAAATTAAAAGCAGAACTCACATCAAACTATTCAGGTCAAATTTCTACATCAACAAATAATGAATCCAAGCCTGGAGATTCTGATTCGACAAATGAATACATCGCGATAACGATTCTACTAGCAACTAAAAAGGATTTAAAACTCAAAAACTCAGCAAACAACGAAATCATTACAGAAGCATTGAGACTCTTAGGATCGATATCATCAAATGACTTAATCGCTTTAGAAGTTATATGGCAACCCGACGGAGAGGGAGAGACGCTGAAAGAAGAAGAGTTAATAATTCAGTACCCAAATCTTAAACATTTATAAAGTCAGTACCCAAAATAACCAAAAACCTGATTTCTTTATATTTTTTTCATCTTATTTACGTAAACAACAAACAATTTTTACCTAAATAACAGTTAGGATTCCCTCACAGATTTATTTTTAACAGAAGTGTCGGCTTCTTCACAACCAGAACCCCGCTCAATGAAATGGGAAAGCTCGGGAGAGCTTGCTCAAAGAGATTTATCAGAGCTTGTCAATCGTCTTCTAGATGTTGAATCAAGTAATAATAGTGATGAGCTAACAAGACTTAGTAGCAAATATGACGAAGAATCTTAAGACTTTTAATTCTCCCTTGCGCTCCTTAATTTAATAGCTCAATTTAAGGCAAAGTAATAGGTTTAATGAGAAGAAAGACTATTCAATGGATAAATACCCCAGTTCTTACTGAAGCAATATTTCGTTATGAGAAAGGACTACTTCCTAACTCAATGAAATTATGGTTAGAACAGGTCCTAGAAATAAAATCGA
The sequence above is drawn from the Prochlorococcus marinus XMU1408 genome and encodes:
- a CDS encoding DUF1517 domain-containing protein — encoded protein: MAYFTSFNLIKRTRIFSFLGVLAIILSFLFLNPNLANAASGGRIGGGSFQAPSSPRRQNYGGYGNNNFRGYGGGYRGGGIGFPFLLPIFGFGGGGIFGFLILMSIVGVIVNSFKNSSGFSNSTNTSIVSQSAIPSKVSLIQFQIGLLASAKEIQIKLRELASSSNTSTSSGLQRVLQDTTLSLLRKPELWVYSNIESGSVPFASAESTFNRISITERSKLKAELTSNYSGQISTSTNNESKPGDSDSTNEYIAITILLATKKDLKLKNSANNEIITEALRLLGSISSNDLIALEVIWQPDGEGETLKEEELIIQYPNLKHL